A DNA window from Enterobacter cloacae subsp. cloacae ATCC 13047 contains the following coding sequences:
- the urtB gene encoding urea ABC transporter permease subunit UrtB, with protein MNAMRMMIAIVWLTGLLPGMAQASDADQFVAASRSQQADMLTRWALAPDAARLPLLQALQNENLFADSQKHAFARRNGEMVALGDSPAAEGQTKAVRLTNRLRVLAATANATHQLISDNVTQRRAAARQLQRDAQPEMIGLLQTRVSSETDDVARQSLLLALANLQLASPQADVRLQAIERLGQSDDPDVPSRLMPYTQTQTEPDARVRAAAGESLSQIQHRLMWGDLLGQAFMGLSLGSVLLLAALGLAITYGLLGVINMAHGEMLMLGAYATWMVQQIMASVTPQWLALYPVVALPVAFCLTAGIGMILERTVIRHLYGRPLETLLATWGISLMLIQLVRMTFGAQNLEVANPAWLSGGVQVFANLTLPWNRIVVLGFVLMVLFFTWLVLNKTRLGLNVRAVTQNRSMAACCGVPTGRVDMLAFGLGSGIAGLGGVALSQLGNVGPELGQGYIIDSFLVVVLGGVGQLAGSVAAAFGLGIFNKILEPQMGAVLGKIVILVAIILFIQKRPQGLFALKGRVTD; from the coding sequence ATGAACGCCATGCGCATGATGATCGCTATTGTATGGCTTACCGGGCTGCTGCCAGGGATGGCGCAGGCATCGGATGCCGATCAATTTGTTGCCGCCAGCCGCAGCCAGCAGGCGGATATGCTGACCCGCTGGGCTCTCGCGCCGGATGCCGCAAGACTGCCGTTACTGCAGGCGCTGCAAAACGAAAATCTGTTTGCCGACAGCCAGAAACATGCCTTTGCGCGACGCAATGGCGAGATGGTGGCGCTGGGAGATTCCCCTGCTGCAGAAGGGCAAACCAAAGCCGTACGCCTGACCAACCGTCTGCGGGTGCTGGCCGCCACGGCCAACGCTACGCATCAGCTTATCAGTGACAACGTCACGCAGCGGCGTGCCGCCGCGCGCCAGTTACAGCGGGATGCGCAGCCGGAAATGATCGGCCTCCTGCAAACGCGGGTAAGCAGTGAAACGGACGATGTGGCGCGCCAGTCGCTGCTGCTGGCGCTGGCTAATCTCCAGCTCGCCAGCCCACAGGCTGACGTGCGTCTTCAGGCTATTGAACGGCTCGGGCAATCTGACGACCCGGACGTGCCATCCCGACTCATGCCATATACCCAGACGCAAACCGAACCGGATGCCCGCGTACGTGCCGCCGCCGGGGAGAGCCTGAGCCAAATTCAGCACCGTCTGATGTGGGGCGATCTCCTCGGGCAGGCGTTTATGGGGCTGTCGCTGGGCTCGGTCCTGCTGCTGGCGGCGCTGGGGCTGGCGATCACCTATGGGCTGCTGGGTGTCATCAACATGGCGCACGGCGAGATGCTGATGCTTGGGGCGTACGCCACGTGGATGGTTCAGCAGATCATGGCCAGCGTCACGCCTCAGTGGCTGGCGCTGTATCCGGTCGTCGCGCTGCCTGTCGCCTTCTGCCTGACCGCAGGCATCGGGATGATCCTTGAACGCACGGTGATCCGCCATCTCTACGGTCGTCCGCTGGAGACATTACTCGCCACCTGGGGTATCAGCCTGATGCTGATTCAGCTGGTACGCATGACGTTTGGCGCACAAAACCTGGAGGTGGCAAACCCGGCCTGGCTGTCAGGCGGGGTGCAGGTGTTTGCTAACCTGACGCTACCGTGGAACCGCATTGTGGTATTGGGCTTTGTGCTGATGGTGCTGTTCTTCACCTGGCTGGTCCTGAATAAAACCCGTCTCGGCCTGAACGTGCGTGCGGTAACGCAAAACCGCAGCATGGCTGCCTGTTGCGGGGTGCCGACCGGACGTGTCGATATGCTGGCGTTTGGTCTGGGCTCCGGCATTGCCGGTTTAGGCGGCGTGGCGCTCTCCCAGCTGGGCAACGTCGGGCCGGAACTGGGCCAGGGTTACATTATCGACTCCTTCCTGGTGGTGGTTCTTGGCGGCGTTGGACAATTGGCAGGGAGCGTGGCGGCAGCGTTTGGCCTTGGGATCTTCAACAAAATTCTTGAGCCGCAGATGGGGGCCGTGCTGGGCAAAATCGTCATTCTGGTGGCCATCATTCTGTTTATTCAGAAACGTCCGCAGGGATTGTTTGCGCTGAAAGGGAGGGTCACTGACTGA
- the urtA gene encoding urea ABC transporter substrate-binding protein, producing MHRRTLLKAFALSASVVAMGMSFGAQAADTIKVGIMHSLSGTMAISETPLKDVALMTIDEINAKGGVLGKKLEPVVVDPASNWPLFAEKARQLLSQDKVAVVFGCWTSVSRKSVLPVFEELNGLLFYPVQYEGEEMSPNVFYTGAAPNQQAIPAVEYLMSEDGGSAKRFFLLGTDYVYPRTTNKILRAFLHSKGVEDKDIEEVYTPFGHSDYQTIVANIKKFSAGGKTAVVSTINGDSNVPFYKELANQGLKATDVPVVAFSVGEEELRGIDTKPLVGNLAAWNYFESVDNPTNQAFVADYKAYAKAHKLPNADTVVTNDPMEATYVGIHMWAQAVEKAGTTDVDKVRAAMAGQSFKAPSGFTLTMDATNHHLHKPVMIGEIEGNGQFNVVWQTEEPVRAQPWSPFIAGNDKKPDQPMKTASN from the coding sequence CCGATACCATCAAAGTGGGGATTATGCATTCGCTCTCCGGCACGATGGCGATCTCAGAAACGCCGCTGAAAGATGTCGCCCTGATGACGATTGACGAGATCAACGCCAAAGGCGGGGTGCTGGGTAAAAAACTGGAGCCAGTGGTGGTTGACCCGGCCTCTAACTGGCCGCTGTTTGCCGAAAAAGCGCGTCAGCTGCTGAGCCAGGATAAAGTGGCCGTGGTGTTTGGCTGCTGGACCTCGGTGTCTCGTAAATCCGTACTGCCGGTATTTGAGGAGCTGAACGGTCTGCTGTTCTATCCGGTGCAATACGAAGGCGAAGAGATGTCGCCGAACGTCTTCTATACCGGTGCGGCGCCAAACCAGCAGGCCATTCCGGCGGTGGAGTACCTGATGAGCGAAGACGGCGGTAGCGCTAAACGCTTCTTCCTGTTGGGCACGGATTATGTCTACCCGCGAACCACCAACAAGATCCTGCGCGCCTTCCTGCACTCCAAAGGCGTGGAAGACAAAGATATCGAAGAGGTCTACACCCCGTTCGGACACAGTGACTACCAGACCATCGTTGCCAACATCAAGAAATTCTCCGCAGGCGGTAAAACCGCGGTGGTCTCCACCATCAACGGCGATTCTAACGTCCCGTTCTACAAAGAACTGGCTAACCAGGGGCTGAAAGCAACCGATGTCCCGGTAGTGGCGTTTTCCGTTGGCGAAGAGGAGCTGCGCGGGATTGACACCAAACCGCTGGTCGGCAACCTGGCCGCGTGGAACTACTTCGAGTCCGTTGATAACCCGACCAACCAGGCCTTCGTGGCGGACTATAAAGCCTATGCCAAAGCCCATAAGCTGCCTAACGCCGATACCGTAGTCACCAACGACCCGATGGAAGCCACCTATGTTGGGATCCACATGTGGGCACAGGCGGTAGAGAAAGCAGGCACCACCGACGTGGATAAAGTGCGCGCGGCCATGGCCGGACAGTCCTTTAAGGCACCCTCCGGCTTTACGCTCACCATGGATGCCACCAACCATCACCTGCATAAGCCGGTCATGATCGGTGAAATCGAAGGTAACGGCCAGTTTAACGTGGTCTGGCAGACGGAAGAGCCGGTACGCGCCCAGCCGTGGAGCCCGTTCATCGCCGGGAACGATAAAAAGCCCGATCAGCCGATGAAGACCGCCAGCAACTAA